A genomic region of Fodinisporobacter ferrooxydans contains the following coding sequences:
- a CDS encoding LTA synthase family protein, which yields MNRPAYQLQDRAPALRHTLLRCVVSPAIWLYLLQIGLLYWKLHYLFFDVANLWWQWGTILSNAGAVLVLTSWTFLLRPQIRPYVWFFINLAISLLAFADTLYFRYFHDFISIPVLIEAFQLNQIGGSVLTLMQWHDLLFGIDLFALLIGFAVWCLLRRQSRNFRFFANAAGLERRETAAGKQQEERPITSGLRTMRIRTLWKRSAAAASLFLIGVLPTANQIRVADQTTPALLTSVFSHLAVVNQIGIIGYHVNDLDRFIVDDVFSHTRIPDVRKQQIAAWFQQHGKQQERDADPLFGAAKGKNLIVIQMESVQNWTIGKMVNNQEITPNLNAFLKQSMYFPNYYRQTAQGRTSDAEFLSMNSLYPVDAGSVYFRYVGNQFASMPSILAKNGYQTVASVAFDPTFWNRQAMYQAEGFQKFYGVSDYKIDETFGLGLTDQSFFRQALPKLQQLKSPFFSFLITLSSHGPYDIPDKYQTMNVGDLQGTMVGNYIESVHYTDAALGAFLQNLKQTGLLDNSVVVLYGDHDNGISESDPIYDKFMNLSPNDDLGWYRQMKTPLIIRLPHGQNSGIYTQTAGQLDLAPTLLHLLGIDTSAYPMMGGDVTSGTDQLIVFRDHSFTNGKYFFITKDGTFDHGTAYDLKTGKSVDRSQVKDLYEEANRQLEISDDILRGNLIPYLRKQLSG from the coding sequence ATGAACAGACCTGCTTATCAGTTGCAGGATCGAGCACCTGCGCTCCGTCATACCCTGCTTCGATGCGTCGTGTCCCCTGCCATTTGGCTGTATTTGCTGCAGATCGGCTTACTATATTGGAAATTGCACTATCTCTTTTTCGATGTCGCCAATTTGTGGTGGCAGTGGGGAACGATTCTGTCGAACGCCGGCGCTGTGCTGGTGCTGACGAGTTGGACGTTTCTGTTGCGGCCGCAGATACGGCCGTACGTTTGGTTTTTTATCAATTTGGCTATTTCGCTGTTGGCGTTTGCCGATACGTTATATTTTCGATATTTTCATGATTTTATCTCGATCCCCGTTTTGATCGAGGCGTTTCAATTAAACCAGATCGGCGGCAGCGTATTGACGTTGATGCAGTGGCACGATCTGCTGTTTGGCATCGACCTGTTCGCTCTGTTGATCGGGTTTGCTGTGTGGTGTTTGCTGCGCAGACAGTCAAGGAATTTTAGATTCTTTGCGAATGCGGCTGGTTTGGAGCGCCGCGAGACAGCTGCGGGGAAACAGCAGGAGGAAAGACCCATAACTTCAGGACTGCGGACAATGCGGATTCGAACACTGTGGAAACGATCCGCTGCCGCTGCCAGCCTGTTTTTGATCGGCGTGTTGCCGACCGCCAATCAAATCCGCGTGGCAGATCAAACGACACCGGCACTTTTGACATCTGTCTTTTCACATTTGGCTGTGGTCAATCAAATCGGCATTATCGGCTATCATGTCAATGATCTGGATCGATTTATTGTCGATGACGTGTTTAGCCACACTCGTATTCCGGATGTGCGTAAACAGCAAATCGCGGCGTGGTTCCAACAACACGGCAAACAACAAGAGCGCGATGCAGATCCTTTGTTCGGGGCGGCGAAAGGGAAAAACCTGATCGTCATCCAGATGGAGTCGGTACAAAATTGGACAATCGGCAAAATGGTCAACAATCAGGAGATTACGCCGAACCTGAACGCGTTTTTGAAACAAAGCATGTACTTTCCGAATTACTATCGGCAAACAGCACAAGGGCGGACCTCTGATGCCGAGTTTCTATCGATGAATTCCTTGTATCCGGTCGACGCCGGATCTGTCTACTTTCGCTATGTGGGCAACCAATTCGCCAGCATGCCGTCGATTTTGGCGAAAAACGGATACCAAACAGTTGCCAGCGTCGCGTTCGATCCAACGTTCTGGAATCGGCAGGCGATGTACCAGGCGGAAGGATTTCAAAAATTCTACGGCGTCAGCGATTACAAGATCGATGAGACATTCGGCCTTGGGCTTACGGATCAATCGTTCTTCCGACAGGCGCTGCCCAAACTGCAGCAGTTGAAGTCGCCGTTTTTTTCATTCCTGATCACGTTGTCGAGCCATGGTCCGTATGACATTCCTGACAAGTATCAGACGATGAATGTAGGCGATCTGCAAGGCACGATGGTCGGCAATTATATTGAGTCGGTGCATTATACGGACGCGGCGTTGGGGGCGTTTTTGCAAAATCTGAAACAAACCGGGTTGCTGGACAACTCGGTCGTGGTCCTGTATGGCGACCACGATAACGGCATTTCCGAAAGCGATCCGATTTACGACAAATTTATGAACCTGTCGCCAAACGACGATCTCGGCTGGTACAGGCAGATGAAGACACCGCTTATCATCCGTTTGCCGCATGGGCAAAATAGCGGCATTTATACACAAACGGCCGGGCAGCTCGACTTGGCTCCCACACTGCTGCACTTGCTCGGAATTGATACGAGCGCATACCCGATGATGGGGGGAGATGTGACATCCGGCACCGATCAATTGATCGTGTTCCGCGACCATTCCTTTACGAACGGCAAGTATTTCTTCATTACCAAAGACGGCACATTTGATCATGGCACCGCGTACGACTTGAAAACAGGAAAATCCGTCGACCGCTCACAGGTCAAAGATTTGTATGAGGAAGCCAATCGTCAACTCGAGATTTCCGACGACATCTTGCGCGGCAATTTGATCCCGTATTTGCGGAAGCAATTAAGTGGCTAG
- a CDS encoding carbohydrate ABC transporter permease, producing the protein MSTGAKKRWSFEKVAPVLFLLPSIIAIGIFVYGFIGWTAYASLSAWNSIVPDFTFVGLKNYIFLFHDFRFQSDLRNTLFFTIFFIGISIVIGLGLAILIDQKIKGETFFRNIFIFPMALSLVVTGVVWQWLLNPSTGVNLILKKLGVVHLPKWFVDTTVIPKIHWGVISFGIPVAILAVVIAAVWQMSGFTMAMYLSSLRAIPDELKEAARIDGATELQIYRKIILPLMWPVTLSTTIILAHISLKIFDLIYTMTGPGAGFVTDVPGVYMFETTFRGNHYAQGTAIAVIMLIFISLIIVPYLVSSSRKEAE; encoded by the coding sequence ATGAGCACAGGAGCCAAAAAACGATGGAGCTTCGAAAAAGTTGCCCCCGTTCTATTTCTTCTTCCGTCGATCATCGCCATCGGCATATTTGTATATGGCTTCATTGGTTGGACGGCATATGCTTCATTATCAGCCTGGAATTCAATCGTACCTGATTTTACATTTGTGGGATTGAAGAACTATATATTCTTATTTCATGATTTTCGGTTTCAGTCAGATTTGCGCAATACATTATTTTTTACGATTTTCTTTATCGGGATTTCGATTGTGATAGGGCTTGGTCTGGCAATCCTGATTGACCAAAAAATCAAAGGGGAAACGTTTTTCCGCAATATTTTTATTTTTCCGATGGCCTTGTCATTAGTCGTCACAGGTGTTGTTTGGCAATGGCTGTTAAATCCTTCCACTGGTGTGAATTTGATCTTGAAAAAATTAGGGGTCGTTCATTTGCCAAAATGGTTTGTTGATACAACCGTGATTCCAAAAATTCATTGGGGTGTGATTTCATTTGGAATACCGGTCGCCATTCTTGCAGTTGTGATCGCAGCTGTTTGGCAAATGTCCGGATTTACAATGGCTATGTATTTATCAAGTTTGCGTGCGATTCCTGACGAATTGAAAGAAGCTGCAAGAATAGATGGCGCTACAGAGTTGCAAATTTATCGGAAAATTATCCTCCCGCTCATGTGGCCTGTTACTTTAAGTACGACGATTATTCTTGCACATATTTCACTGAAAATATTCGATTTGATTTATACAATGACGGGACCCGGAGCAGGATTCGTAACGGATGTACCGGGCGTGTACATGTTTGAAACAACGTTCCGAGGGAATCATTACGCACAAGGTACTGCAATTGCAGTCATCATGTTGATCTTTATTTCCCTGATAATTGTGCCATACCTGGTTTCCAGCTCCCGCAAGGAGGCAGAATGA
- a CDS encoding MBL fold metallo-hydrolase encodes MHAHFDHIGGLPEWADACRWTGKKGHVYAPVEVLQDIMKQFPWLDNHLIYHDIGQSIDFLGWHIQPFKVCHGKNGFSYAYRFIKQRFNWVYCPDSIHLKDKEKAFLFDLQLLVLGTSFYREDADPKTRSVYDMVEALQLIDEIHPVQAVFTHMSHGVDITHPYLLPANVMLAKTGMEVHISLRCPGPANITIGKESTLRSCPSFSIPTKQLCR; translated from the coding sequence CTGCATGCGCACTTTGATCATATTGGCGGTTTGCCGGAATGGGCAGACGCTTGCCGCTGGACTGGCAAAAAAGGTCACGTTTACGCACCTGTCGAGGTTTTACAGGACATAATGAAACAATTCCCTTGGTTAGACAATCACCTCATTTACCATGATATTGGGCAAAGTATCGATTTTTTAGGTTGGCACATTCAACCATTTAAAGTTTGTCACGGCAAAAACGGATTCTCGTATGCATACCGTTTTATAAAACAACGATTCAACTGGGTGTATTGCCCTGATTCCATTCATTTAAAGGATAAAGAAAAAGCGTTTCTATTTGATCTTCAACTATTGGTCCTCGGTACAAGCTTCTATAGAGAAGATGCCGATCCTAAAACCAGATCCGTCTATGATATGGTTGAAGCACTGCAGCTAATTGACGAAATACATCCGGTACAAGCGGTTTTTACACACATGTCGCACGGTGTAGACATTACACATCCATATCTGCTGCCTGCAAACGTGATGCTGGCGAAAACGGGAATGGAAGTACACATATCTCTCCGATGTCCGGGACCTGCAAACATCACGATTGGGAAAGAGTCGACGCTACGTTCCTGTCCTTCATTCTCAATACCAACAAAGCAGCTATGCCGATGA
- the lgt gene encoding prolipoprotein diacylglyceryl transferase: MLPILFHIGNFAVHTYGLVVLLAIVLGTQVGITLARYTMKQYEEHIVPLVYTSVIGAVIGARIWQVFFFEPNYYLAHPLEMIAFWNGGLSIQGGIVGGILTGFWYCKRKGLSFWKVADLLAPSIILGQGIGRIACLLNGDAFGSPTGKGYGLVYPPGTFAYDTYGSKPLWPAEVWEGQIDFVIFAILFALLRKKLPTGTMFVLYNILYALARFGLEFLRGDSPRYLFHWTAAQWTSAAIVFIGIAALLVLRMKDRNVASTLSQS; encoded by the coding sequence TTGTTGCCTATTTTGTTTCATATCGGCAATTTTGCAGTACACACATACGGTTTGGTGGTCTTGTTGGCGATCGTCCTGGGGACGCAAGTTGGGATCACATTAGCCCGTTATACGATGAAACAATATGAAGAGCATATCGTACCTTTGGTATATACCTCTGTAATCGGAGCAGTCATCGGAGCGCGGATTTGGCAAGTGTTTTTCTTTGAGCCCAACTATTATTTGGCACACCCGCTGGAAATGATCGCATTTTGGAATGGCGGGTTATCGATTCAAGGGGGCATCGTAGGCGGAATCCTGACTGGTTTCTGGTATTGCAAAAGAAAAGGTCTATCTTTCTGGAAAGTTGCGGATCTTTTGGCACCATCCATTATATTGGGGCAAGGAATCGGGCGCATTGCTTGTCTGCTCAATGGGGATGCGTTTGGTTCGCCGACAGGAAAGGGCTATGGACTTGTATATCCGCCTGGCACATTTGCTTATGATACGTACGGCTCAAAACCGCTCTGGCCTGCGGAAGTATGGGAAGGCCAGATCGATTTTGTCATTTTTGCAATCCTGTTTGCACTATTAAGAAAAAAGCTGCCTACTGGCACGATGTTCGTACTGTACAATATCCTATATGCGCTCGCGCGATTTGGTCTTGAGTTTCTCCGCGGAGACAGCCCGCGGTATCTATTCCATTGGACGGCCGCCCAATGGACCAGCGCGGCTATAGTTTTCATCGGCATAGCTGCTTTGTTGGTATTGAGAATGAAGGACAGGAACGTAGCGTCGACTCTTTCCCAATCGTGA
- a CDS encoding ABC transporter substrate-binding protein: MNKKSKVITAAAVMTSVLALTACGSSTTGNQGAPAGGGANKTADAKKSVEIFSWWTGGGEEEGLKALIQLFKKQNPDVNVINAAVAGGAGTNAQAVLASRMQAGDPPDTFQVHAGAELLDSWVKAGKMQPLNDLYKEAGWTDKFPKSLVDMMSKDGKIYSVAVDIHRGNVLWINKKIFDDNHLKPPTTFDEFFKDADILKAKGITPLALGDKEPWTATMLFEDVLLGELGPQGYDDLTQGKIKWDDPKVKQSLEIFKKMLTYVNSDHAARTWQDASQLVAKGQAAMNVMGDWAKGYFTSDLKLKPNVDFEWTTTPGTGSSFMVISDTFGLPKGIKHPEETKTFLKLLGSVEGQDAFNPLKGSIPARVDADPSKYDVYSKQAMADFKKDALTPSIAHGSAMPQGFVTQMNQAINIFVTQGDVNTAATTLEQDAEQNK; this comes from the coding sequence ATGAACAAGAAATCAAAAGTAATAACAGCAGCAGCTGTGATGACAAGCGTATTGGCATTGACCGCGTGTGGTTCTTCAACAACTGGGAATCAAGGAGCCCCGGCTGGCGGCGGCGCCAATAAAACTGCAGATGCTAAGAAATCTGTTGAAATTTTCAGTTGGTGGACAGGCGGCGGTGAAGAAGAAGGTTTAAAAGCGCTGATTCAATTATTCAAGAAACAAAATCCGGATGTTAATGTGATTAACGCTGCAGTTGCCGGCGGTGCGGGTACAAACGCACAAGCAGTATTGGCAAGCCGAATGCAGGCGGGCGATCCGCCTGATACGTTCCAAGTGCATGCTGGTGCAGAATTGCTGGATAGTTGGGTGAAAGCCGGAAAGATGCAGCCGCTCAACGATCTTTACAAAGAAGCCGGATGGACAGATAAATTTCCAAAGAGTCTGGTCGATATGATGAGCAAGGATGGAAAAATTTATTCCGTTGCTGTTGATATCCACCGTGGAAATGTTCTTTGGATCAATAAAAAAATATTTGATGACAACCATCTCAAACCACCAACAACGTTTGACGAATTCTTCAAGGATGCGGATATTTTGAAGGCAAAAGGCATCACGCCCCTTGCACTTGGTGATAAAGAGCCTTGGACAGCAACGATGCTGTTTGAAGATGTATTGCTGGGTGAGCTTGGGCCGCAAGGATATGATGATTTGACACAAGGAAAAATAAAATGGGATGATCCGAAAGTAAAGCAATCACTTGAAATTTTCAAGAAAATGTTGACATATGTAAACTCGGATCACGCTGCACGTACCTGGCAGGATGCTTCCCAGCTGGTCGCAAAAGGTCAGGCAGCTATGAACGTAATGGGTGACTGGGCAAAAGGATATTTCACATCTGATTTGAAACTTAAGCCAAATGTTGACTTCGAATGGACGACGACACCGGGCACCGGCAGTTCCTTTATGGTAATTTCAGATACGTTCGGATTGCCAAAAGGGATCAAACATCCGGAAGAAACCAAAACATTCCTGAAATTGCTTGGCTCTGTAGAGGGACAAGATGCGTTTAACCCATTAAAAGGATCGATTCCGGCCCGTGTTGATGCAGATCCCAGCAAGTATGACGTATATAGCAAGCAAGCCATGGCTGACTTCAAGAAAGACGCTTTGACGCCAAGCATTGCACATGGCTCGGCTATGCCACAAGGTTTTGTCACACAAATGAACCAAGCGATCAATATCTTTGTCACACAAGGTGATGTCAACACGGCTGCCACAACATTAGAACAAGATGCGGAACAGAATAAATAA
- a CDS encoding response regulator transcription factor translates to MRLRMMIVDDEGLEREGLEFILKTLMPDRFEIALAENGRRAIEIAEEFYPDIVFMDIKMPGISGLDAARALRDQVPDCRIIFVTAYDDFQYAREALQVGAKDYLLKPVKREKLLELVDQLVSDIAKERRKRQSVLDLKEKIGKISRIAESDCALHLMQGILPSEEHYHLLGMEDANQRSGYCLVVNLPNEIDKQADMKTLIHEHLPHNECVLVSPIVSSHISIFCILQHEIGKHAPYRTQALQNAQALSRILDRSTDSSLHIIGIGSKQFGPSGWTKSYLEANQATRIDSNSKWRFYEDIRKIHAPSQLIELEKQLIQTVLEGNMEQTNKAANEFVTVVFESYGNDLDQIYHILLNVIAILKWELAKSGITAPNFDISNTKVPVAELAETFQAFIQLTSDSLDEMFNHSISALQRTKSFMETHYAEDLTLEMMADMAQLSPFYFSKQFKAAFGQSFVEYLTHLRMEAARELIEQRKYNLKEICFHIGYNSPTYFSRVFKKHYGVAPSEWKSI, encoded by the coding sequence TTGCGATTGCGGATGATGATTGTAGATGATGAAGGATTGGAACGGGAAGGGCTGGAGTTCATTCTCAAAACATTAATGCCAGACCGGTTTGAAATCGCACTTGCAGAAAATGGCCGTCGAGCCATTGAGATTGCCGAGGAATTTTACCCGGATATCGTTTTTATGGATATTAAAATGCCGGGAATATCCGGACTCGATGCGGCACGAGCATTGCGTGATCAAGTACCGGATTGCAGGATTATATTTGTGACTGCTTATGATGATTTTCAGTATGCCAGAGAAGCATTGCAAGTAGGAGCAAAGGACTATCTTTTAAAACCGGTCAAGCGGGAGAAACTACTGGAACTTGTGGATCAACTGGTAAGTGATATTGCAAAGGAGAGACGTAAGCGGCAATCGGTTTTAGATTTAAAAGAGAAAATTGGAAAAATAAGCAGGATAGCAGAATCAGATTGTGCATTGCATCTCATGCAGGGGATTTTACCAAGTGAAGAACATTACCATTTATTGGGGATGGAAGATGCAAATCAACGATCGGGGTATTGTTTGGTTGTAAATCTGCCGAATGAAATAGACAAACAGGCAGACATGAAAACATTGATTCATGAGCATCTCCCGCATAATGAATGTGTGTTGGTAAGCCCAATTGTCAGCTCACATATTAGCATTTTTTGCATTCTTCAACATGAAATCGGCAAACATGCACCGTATCGGACGCAAGCATTGCAAAATGCACAAGCATTGAGCCGCATACTGGACAGGAGTACAGATTCCTCCTTACACATCATTGGGATAGGAAGCAAGCAGTTTGGACCAAGTGGTTGGACAAAATCGTATTTGGAAGCAAATCAGGCAACACGAATCGATTCGAATTCCAAATGGCGGTTCTATGAAGATATACGTAAGATACATGCCCCTTCCCAACTGATTGAACTGGAAAAGCAGTTGATTCAAACCGTTCTTGAAGGGAATATGGAACAAACGAATAAAGCGGCGAATGAATTTGTAACGGTTGTTTTCGAAAGCTATGGGAATGATCTTGATCAAATATACCATATATTGTTAAATGTAATTGCGATTTTGAAATGGGAATTGGCAAAATCGGGGATTACAGCACCGAATTTTGATATTTCAAACACAAAGGTTCCTGTAGCAGAGTTGGCGGAAACCTTTCAAGCGTTTATTCAACTGACATCCGACTCGTTAGATGAAATGTTCAATCATTCCATTTCAGCTTTACAACGAACGAAATCTTTTATGGAAACTCATTATGCGGAAGATCTGACTTTGGAAATGATGGCGGATATGGCGCAGTTAAGCCCGTTTTATTTTTCCAAACAATTTAAAGCGGCATTCGGACAAAGTTTTGTTGAATATCTCACACATTTGCGAATGGAGGCGGCACGTGAATTGATCGAGCAAAGAAAATATAATTTGAAGGAAATTTGTTTTCATATTGGATACAATAGTCCAACATATTTTAGCAGAGTGTTTAAAAAGCATTATGGTGTAGCTCCAAGTGAATGGAAAAGCATATGA
- a CDS encoding methyl-accepting chemotaxis protein, which produces MKFRFDFNKDKCKFQKKECNKNRFFSLYKKISSHFKSIVLHIKADNRLFIKILSSWNRSKTTDSLRNITIGKRLAILIFISTCSMFVTGIIGIYSLTKMNANSSSMYNNQLIPIQQLENIRDNNNLMANDILQILQTSSIDTGRKQAFVADIKNKESENAKLVASIDKTKIDPIEKEQIKTYKSQMDQYQHASQLCIDFALKNQNEVASSYYNSLTDYRNLANRSLDMVINHRQEVAKSINQQNRSSFYLTLFGLIMVFVFCMILCAGIGIVIARSIQKPLQTIQILMNQAEQGDLTVQGDYQSSDEIGALTKSFNSMMSGIRGLMELVNENTLSLAATAEELQSGAEQTSRASEHIAKSIQEVASGSEIQFQSVEHTVHTVDAMSKEVHNMAESSEKMIQGATQASTVAIEGNEAIQKVIVQMNTIQKTVASSAITIKELGEKTRNIEQILDLIKEIANQTNLLSLNAAIEAARAGEHGRGFAVVADQVRKLAQESSNSAKQINESIAAIQTIIQKVVSSMEQGTKEVAIGIEVVQSAGFSFDKIKQTINGVTQQIQEVSASIHQITEGTEEVVKAVDIITETTLSNQSGTQNMSAATEEQLASMQEIANSSTSLSTMAMELELLVGKFKIQ; this is translated from the coding sequence ATGAAATTCCGATTCGATTTTAATAAAGACAAATGTAAATTCCAGAAAAAAGAATGTAATAAAAATCGGTTTTTTTCACTTTACAAAAAAATATCCTCACATTTTAAAAGTATTGTGCTACATATCAAAGCTGATAATCGGTTGTTTATTAAAATACTGTCATCATGGAATCGGAGCAAAACAACTGATAGTCTTCGAAACATCACGATCGGCAAAAGATTAGCTATTTTAATCTTCATTTCCACATGTTCCATGTTCGTAACAGGAATCATTGGAATTTATTCGTTAACCAAAATGAATGCGAATTCATCATCGATGTACAATAACCAATTAATACCTATTCAACAATTGGAGAATATCCGGGATAATAACAACTTGATGGCAAATGACATTTTACAAATATTGCAGACATCTTCTATCGATACTGGAAGAAAACAAGCGTTTGTTGCGGATATAAAAAATAAAGAATCGGAGAATGCAAAATTAGTAGCTAGTATTGATAAAACAAAAATAGATCCGATTGAAAAAGAACAGATCAAAACATACAAATCACAAATGGACCAATATCAGCATGCTTCTCAGCTTTGTATTGATTTCGCATTAAAAAACCAAAATGAAGTTGCTTCCAGCTACTATAATTCTCTTACAGATTATCGAAATCTTGCGAATCGTTCACTTGATATGGTAATCAATCACAGACAAGAAGTGGCGAAGAGTATCAATCAACAGAACCGGAGTTCCTTCTACTTGACTTTGTTTGGTCTAATTATGGTTTTTGTTTTTTGTATGATTCTGTGTGCAGGAATTGGAATCGTGATTGCCAGATCCATTCAAAAACCGCTGCAGACCATACAAATCTTAATGAATCAAGCGGAACAAGGAGATTTGACAGTTCAAGGTGATTATCAATCATCCGATGAAATTGGCGCACTTACAAAATCGTTTAATTCTATGATGTCAGGAATCAGGGGATTGATGGAACTTGTGAATGAAAATACCCTGAGTCTTGCCGCAACAGCCGAGGAATTGCAATCGGGTGCGGAACAAACAAGCCGGGCCTCGGAACATATCGCGAAATCGATCCAGGAAGTGGCATCAGGTTCGGAAATTCAGTTTCAAAGTGTGGAACATACGGTACATACTGTTGATGCGATGTCGAAAGAAGTCCATAATATGGCGGAAAGTTCGGAAAAGATGATACAAGGTGCCACACAAGCTTCCACAGTAGCGATCGAAGGAAATGAAGCGATCCAAAAAGTAATTGTGCAAATGAATACAATCCAAAAAACGGTAGCATCATCTGCGATTACCATCAAAGAACTTGGCGAAAAAACGCGCAATATTGAACAAATTCTGGATTTAATCAAAGAAATTGCGAATCAGACAAATCTCTTATCATTAAATGCAGCTATTGAGGCGGCGAGAGCAGGCGAACATGGGCGGGGCTTTGCGGTAGTAGCGGATCAGGTGCGGAAATTGGCGCAAGAATCATCAAATTCGGCAAAGCAGATTAATGAATCGATTGCTGCCATTCAAACAATTATTCAAAAAGTCGTATCATCGATGGAACAAGGGACCAAAGAGGTGGCAATTGGGATTGAGGTTGTGCAAAGCGCCGGATTTTCCTTTGATAAAATTAAACAAACGATTAACGGGGTCACACAACAAATTCAGGAAGTCTCAGCTTCCATTCATCAAATAACAGAGGGTACGGAGGAAGTTGTAAAAGCGGTAGACATTATCACCGAAACAACATTAAGCAATCAGTCAGGAACGCAAAATATGTCAGCGGCGACTGAAGAACAATTGGCATCCATGCAAGAAATCGCAAATTCATCAACCTCTCTTTCAACAATGGCGATGGAGTTGGAATTATTGGTCGGCAAATTCAAAATTCAGTAA
- a CDS encoding carbohydrate ABC transporter permease — protein sequence MNRTLIYLILLVFAVIFLTPVYVVLITSVKDVSEITLDQMWKLPKTIEFGGYIEAFKRLEPSFLNSIYLAIPATVLSSLLGSLNGYILAKWRFRGSEVLFPVILFGMFIPYQSILIPLIEFLRIIGLYNTIPGLILVHVIYGIPITTLIFRNYYVSIPDAILESAKIDGSGIFGIYRYIFLPLSISGFVVVGIWQFTSVWNEFLFAVSITTSGNQPIMVALQNLAGSQIVQWNVQMAGAVLAALPTLVVYILLGRYFIRGILAGSVKG from the coding sequence ATGAACCGAACACTGATTTATCTTATATTGCTAGTATTTGCTGTCATTTTTTTGACTCCGGTATACGTTGTTTTGATCACGAGTGTTAAAGACGTAAGCGAGATCACTTTGGATCAGATGTGGAAACTTCCTAAAACCATTGAATTTGGCGGTTATATAGAGGCTTTCAAGCGACTGGAACCGAGTTTTCTGAACAGCATTTATTTGGCTATACCAGCAACCGTTTTGTCGTCGCTGTTAGGCTCTCTAAATGGATATATTCTGGCGAAATGGCGTTTTCGCGGAAGTGAAGTTTTGTTTCCGGTAATTTTATTCGGTATGTTTATTCCCTATCAAAGTATCTTGATTCCGCTTATTGAATTTTTGCGAATCATCGGTTTGTACAACACGATTCCGGGATTGATTTTGGTTCATGTCATCTACGGGATCCCGATTACGACATTGATCTTCCGAAACTATTATGTCAGTATCCCGGATGCAATATTGGAATCAGCGAAAATTGATGGCAGTGGCATATTTGGTATTTATCGATATATTTTCCTGCCATTATCAATATCCGGATTTGTGGTAGTTGGCATTTGGCAATTTACATCCGTATGGAATGAATTCTTGTTTGCTGTAAGCATCACAACATCAGGCAATCAGCCGATTATGGTTGCACTGCAAAACCTTGCAGGCAGTCAAATTGTACAATGGAATGTGCAAATGGCCGGAGCCGTTTTAGCTGCATTGCCGACACTTGTGGTTTATATTTTGCTCGGGCGTTATTTTATCCGGGGAATACTTGCGGGATCAGTGAAAGGTTAA